From the genome of Alcanivorax sp.:
ACCATGATTGCGGTTCCCGTGACCCCCTGGGGGGCACTGGCCGGTTTTTTGGCATTCCGCTTCTTCGACATCATCAAGCCCTGGCCCATTGGTTGGCTGGACCGCCGGGTCGACGGCGGGCTGGGCATCATGGTGGATGATCTGCTGGCCGGGGTGTACGCAGCAGTAGTCATGCAGCTGTTGATTATTTACCTTCCTGCACAGTTTGCCGCTGCCTGAGGGCGTGTCAGGCTCCCGGGGCCTTTGCGCGGCCCGGTGCGAGTTCGTCTGCCGATGCAGACTCCGTCACTGTGAAAAACACTGCATTTTGTCATGATATCGTTCTGTCACTACCGTTCGGAGATCGGTATTGGCATGCCATTGAGGGACAAACTAGCCTGAACTGATGACGAATGTTCGGGCTGTGCAAGGGAATTGCCATGGCGGAGACTGATCCCCGCTCCAGGCGGGTTGTGGCACCGGGGGTGCGCTGGTTGCGTTTCCCGCGGCGCCTGGAGTCGGAATATCGTGAGTATCAGTGCCTGGAGGCCGTCGCCAGCTTCCGGGTGAACGCCTTTTATATTCTTGTTCTCTACATGATTCTGGTCAGCGGTATCTACGCGCTGGCGCCGGAAGCCGTCCGCGGCCTGTGGTTGGGCACCTATATCTGGGTGGGTATCATTGTCATGATAGCGGGGATCCTCGCCCAGTTCCGGTCCCTGGACCATTACTTTCCTGTCTATGCCGGTATCGGCAGTTTCCTTGCGGTCATGCTGTCCATGGCCATTCCCGGTTTCCTGGATGAGCCAGGTTCCGTGCAGTTGGCCAATGTCTCGGTGATTTACGCGCTGGTCATTGTCTATGCCATGGTGGGGCTGCGTTTCCCGGTAGCTACCCTGGCCTGCTGGGCCGGTGGGCTGCTGGGGTGGCTGATCGCGGAGCAGTTTGGCCGGGGGATCGACTGGCAAATCGCCCACCGCACCTATACCGGTATCAGTCTGTTGGGCATGTTTCTCTGTTATACCGAGGAAGTGCGTGGCCGTTTGCTGTTTTTCAACCAGCGGCAATTGCTGCGCCAGCAGCTGCGCACCCAGTCCCTGGCAGACCGTTTACACCGCCTGAGCCGGGAGGACAGCCTTACCGGGCTGGCCAACCGCCGCTATTTTGATGAGGCGCTGGACCGGGAGTGGCGCCGCTGCCAGCGTAGCCAGCAACCCCTCACCGTGATGCTGGTGGATGTGGACCGTTTCAAGGCCTACAACGATCACTATGGACATTTGCAGGGTGATGCCTGCTTGCGGTCACTGGCCGATGAACTGGGGCGCTACAGTCGCCGTGGTGGCGACCTGGTTGCCCGCTTTGGCGGTGAAGAATTCGTGCTGCTCTACCCCGGGGTGGATGAGACGGAGGCCGTTCGGCTGGCGTCACGTCTGTGCCGCTCCGTCCGGGCGCTGGGTATTCCCCATGCCCATAACCCGGCATCGGAAGAAGTGACTATCAGTGTGGGGGTGGCGGTGAAAGGACCCGGCGACAAGCTCAGTGCGCTCCAGCTGCTGGATGCGGCGGACCGGGCGCTCTATCAGGCCAAGCAGGGCGGCCGGGATAACTGGCGTCTGTATGAGCCGCCGCCGACGGTGCGGTTGGTCAGCGACAACGGACCGCGCAAGAAAGAGGATTAGGGAGCCCACTGCTGTCCCACAGTTTCATGAAGGCCCTGAGGAAGCGGAGGTGCTTCCTCTTGTGGGAGCTCTCTGTGCTCGTCAGGGTATGCTTGCAAGCGCATTGCCCTTGCCAGACCTACATTCTCCTGCAAGCAGTCTCCCACGAGACAGGCATCTGCGAGCGTCAAAATGCGGCGGTTAAATCCTGTTCACCTAAATAGAGAAACCCGCCGCCTTGCCAGCCTGGCGCCGTGAGGCGCCGCCGACGGATCATGATACGGGCAGAAAGGGTTGTCGCTTCAGTGTTCGCTGGCGTGGGCGAGCGGCTGTCGGCTGAGGCGCTCGCGGATGCGTCGCTCGATACTGTGTGCATCCAGCCCGGCTTCTGCCAGCAAGGTGTCACGCTTGCCGTGATGAATGAACTGATCCGGCAGGGCCAGGTTCATCACATCCATGACGATCCCTT
Proteins encoded in this window:
- a CDS encoding diguanylate cyclase, whose product is MAETDPRSRRVVAPGVRWLRFPRRLESEYREYQCLEAVASFRVNAFYILVLYMILVSGIYALAPEAVRGLWLGTYIWVGIIVMIAGILAQFRSLDHYFPVYAGIGSFLAVMLSMAIPGFLDEPGSVQLANVSVIYALVIVYAMVGLRFPVATLACWAGGLLGWLIAEQFGRGIDWQIAHRTYTGISLLGMFLCYTEEVRGRLLFFNQRQLLRQQLRTQSLADRLHRLSREDSLTGLANRRYFDEALDREWRRCQRSQQPLTVMLVDVDRFKAYNDHYGHLQGDACLRSLADELGRYSRRGGDLVARFGGEEFVLLYPGVDETEAVRLASRLCRSVRALGIPHAHNPASEEVTISVGVAVKGPGDKLSALQLLDAADRALYQAKQGGRDNWRLYEPPPTVRLVSDNGPRKKED